In Trifolium pratense cultivar HEN17-A07 linkage group LG7, ARS_RC_1.1, whole genome shotgun sequence, a genomic segment contains:
- the LOC123896981 gene encoding secreted RxLR effector protein 161-like, translating into MHPSTNLDKDEEGKIVPEKEYRGMIGSLLYLTASRPDIVFAVGLCARFQTSPRESHLTAVKRIFRYLVGTTNLGLWYSKDSIFDLIAYCDADYAGDKIERKSTSGACQFLGKALISWSCRKQNTIALSTTEAEYVSAASCCSQVLWIKNQLEDFSIRYENVPIYCDNTSAINLSKNPIQHSRSKHIEIKHHFIRDHVNKKEIELIFVDTDNQLADIFTKPLVEDRFNELKVKLKIIQNPIKS; encoded by the coding sequence ATGCATCCATCTACAAATTTGGATAAAGATGAGGAAGGAAAAATTGTTCCTGAAAAGGAATATAGAGGTATGATTGGATCTCTATTGTActtaactgcaagtagaccagacataGTTTTTGCAGTAGGTTTATGTGCACGTTTTCAAACTTCTCCTAGAGAATCGCACCTAACTGCTGTTAAAAGAATTTTCAGATATCTTGTCGGTACTACTAATCTTGGTCTTTGGTATAGcaaagattctatttttgatttaatagcTTATTGTGACGCTGACTACGCTGGagacaaaattgaaagaaaaagtacaagtggtgcatgccaatttcttggaaAAGCACTCATAAGCTGGTCatgcagaaaacaaaacacGATAGCATTATCTaccactgaagctgaatatGTGTCAGCTGCAAGCTGTTGCTCTCAAGTTCTCTGGATTAAAAATCAGCTTGAGGATTTCTCAATAAGGTACGAAAATGTACCTatttattgtgataatactagtgcaattaatttgtcaaaaaatcccattcaacattcaagatccaagcatattgagataaaacatcattttattagggatcatgttaataaaaaggaaattgaaCTAATTTTTGTTGACACAGATAATCAACTAGCTGATATCTTCACTAAACCCTTAGTAGAAGATCGTTTTAATGagttaaaagttaaattaaaaataattcaaaatccCATTAAAAGCTAG